The following are from one region of the Halomonas qaidamensis genome:
- a CDS encoding LysR family transcriptional regulator has product MHYTLRQLEVFVAVAQHESVSQAARALAMSQSATSTALAELERQFDCQLLDRIGKRLKLNALGFQLLPKAVALLDRAEEVEELLRGQQGVGALEVGATLTIGNYLATLLISDFMQRYPGSRVRLAVRNTRHIIESVRQHSLDLGLIEGQCDDDMIISQPWVEDELCVFCSPRHPLAGREHLELEQLLREDWIMREEGSGTRMTLEHAARHRRSRFNTLLELEHTEGIKRAVESGLGIGCVSRLALRDAFRRGSLVPLPTPELDLKRQFTFIWHRHKYLTTGVREFLRLCREMTAGAKRSDDIPLPPIP; this is encoded by the coding sequence ATGCATTACACCTTGCGCCAGTTAGAAGTCTTTGTAGCCGTCGCCCAACACGAAAGTGTTTCTCAGGCGGCGCGTGCCCTTGCTATGTCTCAATCTGCCACCAGCACAGCGCTGGCGGAGCTTGAGCGTCAATTTGACTGCCAACTGCTTGACCGCATTGGCAAGCGTCTAAAACTCAATGCGTTGGGCTTTCAGCTGTTGCCTAAAGCGGTTGCCTTGCTGGATAGGGCGGAAGAAGTGGAAGAGTTGTTGCGAGGCCAGCAAGGGGTGGGCGCGTTGGAGGTGGGGGCAACGCTGACTATAGGTAATTATTTAGCGACTTTATTGATTAGTGATTTTATGCAGCGCTATCCCGGTAGTCGGGTGCGCTTAGCGGTGCGTAATACGCGCCACATTATTGAGAGTGTGCGCCAGCACTCGCTTGATTTAGGGTTGATTGAAGGCCAGTGCGACGACGATATGATTATCAGCCAGCCCTGGGTAGAGGATGAGCTGTGTGTGTTTTGCTCACCGCGCCATCCGTTGGCAGGGCGTGAACACTTGGAGTTGGAACAACTGCTGCGAGAAGATTGGATAATGCGCGAGGAGGGGTCTGGCACTCGCATGACCCTTGAGCATGCCGCGCGGCATCGGCGTAGCCGGTTTAATACCCTGCTGGAGCTTGAACATACCGAGGGCATTAAGCGGGCGGTAGAGTCGGGCCTGGGCATTGGCTGCGTTTCCAGGCTCGCGCTGCGTGATGCTTTCCGGCGTGGCAGCTTAGTGCCGCTGCCAACACCGGAGTTAGACTTAAAACGTCAGTTCACCTTTATTTGGCACCGTCACAAGTATCTCACCACCGGCGTGCGCGAGTTCTTGCGGCTTTGCCGTGAGATGACGGCGGGTGCCAAGCGCAGTGATGACATCCCTTTACCGCCGATCCCCTAG
- the glnK gene encoding P-II family nitrogen regulator: MKLISAIIKPFKLDDVRESLSDIGVQGITVTEVKGFGRQKGHTELYRGAEYVVDFLPKVKLEVAVDDDMAEQVIDAITQVANTGKIGDGKIFVMPLEQVIRIRTGETGKDAV; the protein is encoded by the coding sequence ATGAAATTGATCTCAGCCATTATCAAGCCGTTTAAGCTTGATGACGTACGCGAATCGCTCTCTGATATCGGCGTGCAGGGCATTACGGTAACGGAAGTGAAGGGCTTTGGCCGTCAGAAAGGCCATACTGAGCTATACCGTGGTGCAGAGTACGTGGTGGATTTTCTGCCCAAGGTGAAATTAGAAGTAGCCGTTGATGACGATATGGCCGAGCAGGTGATTGATGCCATCACTCAAGTGGCAAACACCGGTAAGATCGGTGACGGTAAAATCTTTGTAATGCCACTGGAGCAGGTAATCCGTATTCGTACTGGTGAAACCGGTAAAGACGCGGTTTAA
- a CDS encoding host attachment protein, producing MTTYIVVADAARARIFTRDALQLAEHESLVHAAGRLHEGDLITDRRGADVHESTSTSSRSSGEEGTASHHENELFAKEVAKRLYGARVDNSMEKLIMVAPPKFLGLLREKLDNTTQKLVIHTLSKDLSKASLADIQHAVSDLR from the coding sequence ATGACCACCTATATTGTGGTAGCTGACGCCGCTCGTGCACGCATTTTTACTCGTGATGCATTACAACTTGCTGAACATGAAAGCCTTGTACACGCAGCAGGCAGGCTGCATGAAGGCGACTTAATTACTGACCGCCGCGGTGCCGATGTCCATGAATCCACGTCAACGTCGTCGCGCTCATCAGGAGAGGAAGGCACTGCCTCACACCATGAAAATGAGCTGTTTGCCAAGGAAGTTGCCAAGCGCTTATATGGGGCACGGGTCGACAACAGCATGGAAAAACTCATCATGGTTGCGCCGCCTAAATTTCTTGGTTTGCTGCGTGAAAAACTCGATAACACCACCCAAAAGCTGGTCATTCATACGCTTTCAAAGGATTTGAGCAAAGCCTCTCTTGCCGATATTCAACATGCCGTAAGCGACTTACGCTAA
- a CDS encoding amino acid ABC transporter permease has protein sequence MIHNQTIIKERPAPSSSVGAVAWLRANLFNGPINTIFTLIGLYILYLLVVPTVQWAFINADWIGTTRDDCSREGACWVFINARFTQFIYGLYPREEIWRANIVFAGFFTLIAWLAIPRLPFKRWVAVFALVGFPIVAYVLLHGGYFDMPRVPTHRWGGLMLTLLLATVGMVGALPIGIVLALGRRSNMPIVKSFCVVFIEFWRGVPLITVLFMASVMLPLFLPSDMSVDRLVRALIGLTLFQSAYMAEVIRGGLQAIPKGQEEAAAALGMTYWKRMGLIVLPQALKMMIPGIVNTFISLFKDTTLVMIIGLFDLLGIVQAALADSRWLGFSLEGYVFAAFMFWIFCFSMSRYSQYLERKLHTGHKR, from the coding sequence ATGATCCATAATCAAACAATCATTAAAGAGCGGCCAGCCCCCAGTAGCTCTGTAGGGGCGGTTGCCTGGCTACGTGCCAATCTGTTCAATGGCCCGATCAATACCATCTTTACCCTAATCGGGCTTTACATACTGTATTTGCTGGTAGTTCCCACCGTTCAATGGGCGTTTATCAATGCTGACTGGATAGGCACTACCCGGGATGACTGCTCTAGAGAAGGAGCGTGCTGGGTCTTCATTAACGCCCGCTTTACCCAGTTCATTTATGGTTTGTATCCCCGTGAGGAAATTTGGCGCGCCAACATTGTCTTTGCGGGTTTCTTTACGCTAATAGCATGGCTTGCAATACCTCGCCTGCCTTTCAAGCGCTGGGTGGCGGTATTCGCTCTTGTCGGTTTCCCCATTGTTGCTTATGTGCTGCTACACGGCGGCTACTTTGACATGCCGCGCGTGCCTACGCATCGCTGGGGCGGCTTAATGCTGACCCTGCTGCTAGCGACGGTCGGCATGGTGGGCGCGCTGCCAATCGGTATTGTACTGGCGCTGGGACGACGCTCTAACATGCCCATTGTCAAAAGCTTCTGCGTCGTATTTATCGAGTTCTGGCGCGGTGTGCCACTGATTACCGTACTGTTCATGGCCTCGGTAATGTTGCCGCTTTTCCTACCCTCTGATATGAGCGTCGACCGACTGGTACGGGCGCTGATTGGCTTAACACTGTTCCAAAGCGCTTACATGGCCGAGGTTATTCGTGGGGGGTTGCAGGCCATCCCAAAAGGCCAGGAAGAAGCGGCGGCTGCGCTAGGCATGACCTACTGGAAGCGGATGGGACTGATTGTGCTTCCTCAGGCGCTGAAAATGATGATTCCCGGCATCGTGAACACCTTCATTTCGCTGTTTAAAGACACCACCCTGGTCATGATCATCGGGCTATTTGACCTATTGGGGATCGTGCAAGCGGCGCTGGCCGACTCACGCTGGCTTGGCTTCTCGCTGGAAGGCTATGTGTTTGCCGCCTTCATGTTCTGGATCTTCTGTTTCAGCATGTCGCGCTATAGCCAGTATTTAGAACGCAAGCTGCACACCGGCCATAAGCGCTAA
- a CDS encoding methyl-accepting chemotaxis protein, giving the protein MHFRSLRSFVVALAGPCLLAIVAALVVYNLIAATHTQQTVDEHTSELMNSALDARLNAIADAEGRRIQRELDKAMTLAKQLATTNALMGVEDAEGQRALYLSRRQLSNLVRQTVADNPELLDAYIGWEPNAFGDDARYAGDERYGHDGSGRFMPWWYRTEEGELAILPLGDDMESETRLASGVREGEYYLCPRETLTACIIDPAAYDFGGETQLVTSFNAPILVDGEFRGIAGVDLALNFIQTLLSDANQALYNGAGRMTLVAGRGGLVADTANQDSLGAHASDSLNATLLAGIEQAATQGSLHSSMADGMLQRYQPITLGDTDQPWVLVLQLPESVVLAELNALQDVLSEQRQQNTLGMTLVGLLLAAIGVAALWWIGGRIARPLKRLANRMEEIATGHGDLTQRLPVHGRDESAAVATQFNAFAEKIQAILLDVRRSSEAVNHAANEITQGGHDLSRRTEQAAASLQQTSSAMEEISSTVGHTTHASQEASGLSQTASELAARTDSAFEQVVATMTDIRTNSDEIQSIVSVIDGIAFQTNLLALNASVEAARAGEHGRGFAVVADEVRQLASRSSDAAKDIRQRINASAGKVESGTQMVRDAEAAMHELAQSVTRVTQMLGDISTAAREQNDGISQVSIAVTDLDQMTQQNAALVEESTTAAEQLKDQAERLDALVGGFILETNSSRQDQPTLPAPTPARQY; this is encoded by the coding sequence ATGCATTTTCGCTCGTTACGCTCTTTTGTCGTGGCACTGGCAGGCCCCTGCCTGCTAGCCATTGTGGCTGCACTGGTGGTGTATAACCTGATCGCCGCCACTCATACCCAGCAAACCGTGGATGAGCATACCAGTGAACTCATGAACAGCGCGCTGGATGCCCGCTTAAATGCGATTGCCGATGCCGAGGGACGACGCATTCAACGCGAGCTGGATAAAGCGATGACGCTAGCCAAGCAGCTCGCCACGACCAACGCGTTAATGGGCGTAGAAGACGCAGAAGGCCAGCGTGCGCTGTACTTAAGCCGCCGACAGCTCTCCAACTTAGTACGGCAAACAGTTGCTGATAACCCTGAACTTTTGGATGCCTATATTGGCTGGGAACCCAATGCCTTTGGAGACGACGCACGCTACGCGGGTGACGAGCGCTACGGTCATGACGGCAGCGGCCGCTTTATGCCCTGGTGGTACCGCACGGAAGAGGGTGAGTTAGCCATACTCCCGTTAGGTGACGACATGGAAAGCGAGACGCGTCTGGCCAGCGGCGTGCGTGAAGGAGAGTACTACCTGTGTCCGCGTGAAACCTTGACCGCCTGTATTATTGACCCGGCAGCGTACGACTTTGGCGGCGAGACCCAGCTAGTCACCTCGTTCAACGCACCGATCTTGGTGGATGGCGAATTTCGCGGAATCGCAGGGGTTGATTTAGCGCTTAACTTTATTCAAACCCTGTTAAGCGATGCTAATCAAGCGCTTTACAATGGCGCAGGACGGATGACACTAGTGGCAGGGCGTGGCGGTTTAGTTGCCGATACCGCTAACCAGGACTCCCTGGGGGCACACGCTAGCGACTCCCTAAATGCCACTCTGTTGGCAGGTATTGAACAAGCCGCTACTCAGGGGAGTCTCCACAGCAGCATGGCGGACGGTATGCTTCAGCGCTATCAGCCAATTACCCTTGGCGACACTGATCAGCCCTGGGTGCTGGTACTACAGCTGCCTGAATCAGTGGTATTGGCCGAGCTAAACGCCTTGCAAGATGTGCTCAGTGAACAGCGTCAACAAAACACCCTGGGCATGACACTGGTGGGGCTGCTGTTGGCAGCCATTGGTGTTGCCGCACTGTGGTGGATTGGTGGACGCATCGCACGTCCCCTTAAGCGCTTGGCTAATCGTATGGAAGAGATCGCTACGGGACATGGCGACCTGACCCAACGTTTGCCGGTTCATGGCCGCGATGAAAGTGCAGCTGTAGCAACACAGTTCAATGCCTTCGCAGAGAAAATCCAAGCCATTTTGCTGGATGTCCGACGCAGCAGCGAAGCAGTCAACCACGCGGCCAATGAGATTACCCAAGGGGGGCACGACCTTTCACGGCGTACCGAACAGGCCGCCGCCAGCCTGCAACAGACATCTTCTGCCATGGAAGAGATCAGCAGTACCGTTGGTCACACCACCCACGCTTCTCAGGAGGCCAGCGGGCTCTCACAAACCGCCTCTGAATTAGCAGCCCGAACAGATAGTGCATTTGAGCAGGTGGTCGCTACGATGACCGATATTCGCACTAATTCTGATGAAATTCAGAGTATTGTCAGCGTTATTGATGGCATCGCTTTCCAAACCAATCTGCTAGCGCTAAACGCCTCTGTAGAAGCAGCTCGTGCTGGGGAGCATGGCCGTGGGTTTGCCGTCGTGGCGGATGAAGTCAGGCAACTGGCCTCTCGCAGCAGCGATGCCGCCAAAGACATCCGTCAACGCATCAATGCCTCGGCAGGTAAGGTAGAAAGCGGCACTCAAATGGTGCGCGATGCAGAAGCAGCGATGCATGAGTTAGCCCAAAGCGTAACGCGAGTGACCCAAATGCTTGGCGATATCAGCACGGCAGCGAGGGAACAAAATGATGGCATCAGCCAGGTAAGCATTGCCGTCACCGACCTTGATCAGATGACTCAGCAAAATGCGGCCCTGGTGGAAGAGTCCACCACTGCTGCCGAACAGCTAAAAGATCAGGCTGAGCGGCTCGATGCACTGGTAGGCGGCTTCATACTCGAAACGAATAGTAGTCGCCAGGATCAACCCACCCTGCCTGCGCCAACGCCTGCTCGACAGTACTAA
- a CDS encoding amino acid ABC transporter ATP-binding protein — protein MVEMRGVNKWYGDFHVLRDIDLEVKRGERIVICGPSGSGKSTLIRCINHLEEHQQGDIVVGGVPLTQDVKRIEQIRRSVGMVFQHFNLFPHLTVLENCCIAPMWVQKKPRREAEEMAMQYLERVRIAEQALKYPGQLSGGQQQRVAIARSLCMHPDVMLFDEPTSALDPEMIKEVLDVMVELANEGMTMLCVTHEMGFAKTVADRVIFMDQGQIIEENAPEPFFNNPQSERTQLFLSQILGH, from the coding sequence ATGGTTGAAATGCGCGGCGTTAACAAATGGTACGGCGATTTTCACGTGCTGCGCGATATCGATCTGGAAGTAAAGCGCGGTGAGCGTATTGTTATTTGCGGGCCCTCAGGCTCGGGCAAATCTACGTTGATTCGCTGTATCAACCACCTAGAAGAGCATCAGCAAGGCGATATCGTGGTAGGCGGTGTACCGCTTACCCAAGACGTTAAGCGTATTGAGCAAATCCGCCGTAGCGTGGGCATGGTATTCCAGCACTTTAATCTGTTCCCCCACTTAACGGTGCTGGAAAACTGCTGTATCGCACCCATGTGGGTGCAAAAAAAGCCGCGCCGCGAGGCAGAAGAAATGGCCATGCAGTACTTAGAGCGGGTACGTATTGCCGAGCAGGCACTTAAGTACCCAGGTCAGCTTTCCGGCGGCCAGCAGCAGCGGGTAGCCATAGCCCGTTCGCTGTGCATGCACCCTGATGTCATGCTGTTCGATGAACCCACCTCGGCCCTTGACCCAGAAATGATCAAGGAAGTACTCGACGTTATGGTTGAACTGGCCAATGAAGGCATGACCATGCTGTGTGTGACCCATGAAATGGGCTTTGCCAAAACCGTTGCCGACCGGGTGATTTTTATGGATCAGGGGCAAATCATCGAAGAAAACGCCCCCGAGCCGTTCTTCAATAACCCGCAGTCAGAACGTACCCAGCTCTTCTTAAGCCAGATTCTAGGGCACTAA
- a CDS encoding methyl-accepting chemotaxis protein, translated as MFSSLRARILLAALTAIVLALIINGIASYTTIKFHNTQQVSRNLNAVVDGNTQAINEWFNARYTMLASMEDAASSSDPLVALRQLASSGNFLTSYLAYPSTSDAVFSDGWQPPSDYDPRQRPWYEAAAKAQDTIITAPYVDAQTGGLVVTFARPFYRNGQLAAVIGADITIEDVIEIVASIAPTPSSFGFLTTEDGTLVAHPDAQLTLEPSSVLSSDLTNDSLAQIIQAEEPQALELQDSAKLLMGSTVGGSSGWQLVVALDEYEATAGLRAIATTSIITLLVVAAITAVVFSLLLSLLLRRLLGVRNAMDNIASGEGDLTQRLPEEGNDEVTQIASAFNSFVGKMEAVLIDVRTSSEAVHHAANEIAMGGQDLSRRTDNAASSLQQTSASVEQITSTVQHTAASAQEANQLSNEASNVAKEGGQVVANVVTTMEDITHASDKIGDIVTLMNSISFQTNLLALNASVEAARAGEHGRGFAVVADEVRKLAGRSSEAANDIQKLIEDSQTKVNKGTSLVRNAGATMQDIVAHITRVTEVLAEINAATSEQSDGINQVNIAVAELDRMTQENAAMVEESTTAAEQLKEQAEHLSGTISSFKLSHATTPALQVPYQASASQHRHIA; from the coding sequence ATGTTTTCCTCCCTACGCGCCCGCATTTTATTAGCCGCCCTGACCGCTATTGTGCTAGCTCTGATTATTAACGGCATCGCTAGCTACACCACTATAAAATTCCATAACACTCAGCAAGTAAGCAGAAACCTCAATGCTGTTGTCGATGGTAACACCCAAGCAATTAATGAGTGGTTTAACGCCCGTTATACAATGCTGGCTAGCATGGAAGATGCGGCAAGCAGTAGCGACCCTCTTGTCGCTCTGCGCCAGCTGGCTAGCTCTGGCAACTTTTTAACCTCTTATCTGGCCTATCCTTCCACATCTGACGCGGTTTTCTCTGACGGCTGGCAACCACCTAGTGATTACGACCCACGCCAACGGCCGTGGTACGAGGCTGCTGCAAAAGCACAAGACACCATTATCACAGCCCCTTATGTGGACGCTCAAACCGGTGGATTAGTCGTTACCTTTGCTCGCCCTTTTTATCGTAATGGTCAGCTCGCTGCTGTCATTGGTGCTGATATTACAATAGAAGACGTTATTGAAATTGTCGCCAGCATTGCCCCGACACCTTCAAGCTTTGGCTTTTTGACGACGGAGGATGGCACGCTTGTAGCGCATCCTGACGCTCAACTAACGCTTGAGCCCTCTTCAGTATTGAGCAGCGATCTTACCAACGACAGTCTGGCTCAGATTATCCAAGCCGAAGAGCCCCAAGCGCTTGAACTACAAGACAGTGCCAAGCTGCTAATGGGAAGTACCGTTGGCGGCAGCAGTGGCTGGCAGCTGGTGGTAGCGCTTGATGAATACGAAGCGACCGCTGGTCTGCGTGCCATCGCGACAACCTCGATCATTACCCTGCTCGTCGTCGCCGCCATTACCGCAGTGGTATTTAGCCTACTACTTTCCCTACTGCTTCGCCGCTTGCTAGGCGTGCGTAATGCAATGGATAACATTGCTTCCGGAGAAGGTGATTTAACCCAGCGCCTGCCGGAAGAAGGCAACGATGAAGTGACCCAAATTGCCAGCGCTTTCAACAGCTTTGTTGGCAAAATGGAAGCCGTATTGATTGATGTACGCACAAGCAGTGAAGCTGTTCACCATGCGGCTAATGAAATTGCCATGGGCGGTCAGGATTTATCGCGCCGCACCGATAACGCTGCGTCTAGCCTGCAGCAAACGTCTGCATCGGTTGAGCAAATCACCAGCACGGTTCAGCACACCGCTGCCTCTGCGCAGGAAGCCAACCAACTTTCCAATGAGGCGTCAAACGTCGCGAAAGAAGGTGGTCAAGTGGTGGCAAATGTCGTTACCACGATGGAAGACATTACCCATGCTTCCGATAAAATTGGCGACATCGTCACATTAATGAACAGCATTTCGTTTCAAACCAACCTGCTGGCACTTAACGCTTCGGTAGAAGCTGCCCGAGCAGGTGAACATGGCCGAGGTTTTGCAGTCGTTGCTGATGAAGTACGTAAGCTAGCAGGGCGCAGTAGCGAAGCAGCCAATGATATCCAAAAACTGATTGAGGATTCGCAAACCAAAGTCAATAAAGGCACCTCGCTGGTGCGCAACGCAGGTGCAACGATGCAGGATATCGTGGCCCATATTACCCGCGTGACGGAGGTACTTGCCGAAATTAACGCGGCCACCAGCGAGCAGAGCGATGGCATTAACCAAGTCAACATTGCGGTTGCTGAGCTTGACCGTATGACCCAAGAAAACGCTGCAATGGTGGAAGAGTCCACGACCGCTGCCGAACAGCTAAAAGAGCAAGCTGAGCATCTCTCGGGGACGATCAGCAGCTTTAAGCTGTCGCATGCCACTACACCGGCTCTCCAGGTGCCCTATCAAGCGTCTGCCAGCCAACATCGCCATATTGCCTAA
- a CDS encoding ferredoxin--NADP reductase, with translation MSKFALEEVLSVHHWNDTLFSFRTTRERSLRFKNGQFVMIGLEVNGKPLMRAYSIASPNYEDHLEFFSIKVPDGPLTSRLQHLKVGDQIMVSRKPTGTLVCDDLLPGRNLYMLSTGTGLAPFMSLIQDPEVYERFEKVVLIHGVREVSELAYAHFITKELPAHEYLGDDIAEKLVYYPTVTREEFHTMGRLTDHIRSGKLFEDTGLPPIDPRQDRAMICGSPAMLDDTSALLDELGLNISPRMGEPGDYVIERAFVEK, from the coding sequence ATGAGCAAGTTTGCCTTGGAAGAAGTTCTCAGCGTTCACCACTGGAACGACACTCTGTTCAGCTTTCGCACTACCCGTGAACGCAGTCTGCGCTTCAAAAACGGCCAGTTTGTTATGATCGGCTTGGAAGTCAACGGTAAACCGTTGATGCGTGCTTACTCCATTGCCAGCCCCAATTACGAAGACCATCTAGAATTTTTCAGCATCAAAGTACCCGATGGCCCGCTTACCTCGCGCTTGCAGCATCTAAAAGTTGGCGACCAAATTATGGTCAGCCGTAAGCCTACCGGCACGCTGGTATGCGATGACCTGCTACCGGGCCGTAACCTTTATATGCTTTCCACCGGCACAGGCCTCGCACCATTTATGAGTCTCATCCAAGACCCTGAAGTGTACGAGCGCTTTGAAAAAGTGGTGCTGATACATGGCGTGCGCGAAGTGTCTGAGCTGGCTTACGCCCACTTCATTACCAAAGAGTTACCTGCGCACGAATATCTGGGCGATGACATTGCCGAGAAACTGGTGTACTACCCCACGGTTACCCGTGAAGAGTTTCACACCATGGGGCGCCTGACCGACCACATTCGCAGCGGCAAGCTGTTTGAAGATACCGGTCTTCCGCCGATTGACCCACGCCAAGACCGCGCGATGATTTGCGGTAGCCCCGCCATGCTCGACGACACTAGCGCACTGCTAGACGAGCTGGGCTTGAATATTTCCCCGCGCATGGGCGAGCCGGGCGACTACGTGATTGAGCGCGCCTTTGTTGAAAAGTAA
- a CDS encoding RidA family protein has protein sequence MEKLFIDRAPQPIAPFSHACRVGDLVFITGQMPTVPETNEMLLGTFTEQTHRVMQNLAIVLEEVGSDFEYVVQSRVFITNMGHFDEVNRVYASYFKQPLPTRTCIGVTGLAGGADVEVDMIAWIPPAPKAD, from the coding sequence ATGGAAAAGCTATTTATTGATCGTGCGCCACAGCCGATTGCCCCCTTTTCGCACGCTTGCCGAGTGGGCGATTTAGTATTTATTACCGGCCAAATGCCCACCGTACCTGAAACCAACGAAATGCTGCTGGGGACATTTACCGAACAAACCCACCGCGTGATGCAAAACCTAGCGATCGTGTTAGAAGAAGTGGGCAGCGACTTTGAATATGTCGTGCAGTCACGGGTCTTTATTACCAACATGGGCCATTTTGACGAGGTTAATCGCGTGTACGCCAGCTACTTCAAGCAACCTCTGCCAACCCGCACCTGTATTGGGGTAACAGGCCTTGCCGGTGGTGCCGATGTCGAAGTAGATATGATTGCTTGGATCCCTCCCGCGCCAAAAGCCGACTAA
- a CDS encoding histidine phosphatase family protein has translation MSAESSKPLCFWRNRYLLMRHGHSQANERGLIISSPERGLYDFGLSPLGEKQLLAVAQQWRWPTPTKVLHSDFLRTTQTAERVASVFDLTLEKEERLRERYFGEFDGQADRYYPDVWALDAQDAEHQQHQVEPVSKVAARMCVVINELERRCEGETVLVVSHGDPLQILLTALADRPLAQHREQLALQPASITLLGD, from the coding sequence ATGTCGGCAGAATCTTCTAAGCCACTTTGCTTTTGGCGAAACCGTTATCTTTTGATGCGTCATGGTCACAGCCAAGCGAATGAACGGGGGCTCATTATTAGTTCACCTGAGCGTGGTCTATACGATTTTGGCTTGTCACCTTTGGGGGAAAAGCAACTATTGGCTGTTGCTCAGCAGTGGCGGTGGCCGACGCCTACCAAGGTGTTGCACTCGGACTTTCTGCGAACCACACAAACTGCTGAAAGAGTCGCCAGTGTGTTTGATTTAACGCTGGAAAAAGAGGAGCGTCTGCGTGAACGCTACTTCGGTGAGTTCGATGGCCAAGCGGATCGCTATTATCCTGATGTATGGGCGCTAGACGCCCAGGATGCTGAGCATCAACAGCACCAGGTGGAGCCAGTTAGCAAGGTGGCTGCAAGGATGTGCGTAGTGATTAATGAGCTAGAACGCCGTTGTGAAGGCGAAACAGTGCTAGTGGTTAGTCATGGCGACCCGTTACAAATACTACTCACGGCGCTCGCCGATAGGCCGCTGGCGCAACACCGTGAACAGTTAGCCCTGCAGCCTGCCAGTATTACCCTGCTGGGTGATTAG
- a CDS encoding amino acid ABC transporter permease, which translates to MSVSPNTRPAGHKPPFWRDRAKRALIFQLLLVAAVAAFLLYIVGNVQDNLSARGITTGFGFLGNTAGFGIVQSLIDYSSQSTYGRTFLVGLLNTLLVGGLGVLAATIIGFIVGIARLSPNWLLARLATAYIETFRNIPLLLQIFFWYFAVLRTLPSARDSMAFGEAIFLNVRGLYLPQPLFESGFGLIPLTFLVAIIASIALVVWNKRRHEATGKRLPAYWISFVLIFGLPLLVLVATGVPVTWEMPELRGFNFRGGITVIPEFLALWLALSIYTASFIAEIVRSGIQAISHGQTEAAQALSLPRNLVLRLVVIPQALRVIIPPLTSQYLNLIKNSSLATAIGYPDLVSVFAGTTLNQTGQAIEVIAMTMAVYLTISLLVSMFMNWFNARVALVER; encoded by the coding sequence ATGTCCGTAAGTCCTAACACTCGCCCCGCTGGCCACAAGCCGCCGTTCTGGCGAGACCGTGCCAAACGTGCGCTTATCTTCCAGCTACTTCTTGTCGCTGCTGTAGCAGCCTTTTTGCTTTACATTGTCGGTAATGTCCAAGACAACTTATCCGCACGTGGCATCACCACCGGGTTTGGTTTCTTAGGCAACACCGCAGGCTTTGGGATTGTACAGAGTCTGATCGACTACTCCTCTCAGAGCACTTATGGCCGCACTTTCCTAGTTGGCTTGCTGAATACACTGTTAGTCGGTGGACTAGGGGTACTAGCCGCTACGATCATCGGCTTTATTGTGGGTATTGCTCGCCTGTCACCTAACTGGCTGCTGGCGCGTTTAGCCACCGCCTATATCGAAACCTTCCGTAATATTCCGCTGCTACTGCAAATCTTCTTCTGGTACTTTGCCGTGCTACGCACGTTGCCGAGCGCCAGAGATAGCATGGCATTCGGCGAAGCAATTTTTCTTAACGTGCGCGGGCTGTATTTACCCCAACCCTTGTTTGAATCTGGCTTTGGCTTAATTCCTCTGACCTTCCTCGTCGCCATCATTGCCAGTATTGCGCTGGTGGTATGGAATAAACGCCGCCATGAAGCCACAGGTAAACGTCTGCCGGCTTACTGGATCTCGTTTGTACTTATTTTTGGTTTACCGCTGTTAGTACTCGTCGCTACCGGTGTGCCGGTGACCTGGGAAATGCCGGAACTACGCGGCTTTAATTTCCGGGGCGGTATTACCGTTATTCCTGAGTTCCTCGCGCTTTGGCTGGCACTGTCGATTTATACCGCCTCATTTATTGCTGAAATTGTTCGCTCAGGTATTCAGGCAATCTCGCACGGGCAAACGGAAGCTGCCCAGGCGCTCAGCCTGCCACGTAACCTAGTACTCCGTTTGGTGGTGATCCCGCAGGCGCTGCGCGTCATTATTCCGCCGTTGACCAGCCAGTACCTGAACTTGATCAAGAACTCGTCGCTGGCCACCGCCATCGGTTATCCAGACCTTGTCTCGGTGTTTGCAGGCACCACGCTGAACCAGACCGGCCAAGCTATTGAAGTCATTGCAATGACCATGGCGGTCTACCTAACCATCAGCCTGCTGGTGTCCATGTTTATGAACTGGTTCAACGCCCGAGTGGCACTGGTTGAACGCTAG